A single window of Columba livia isolate bColLiv1 breed racing homer chromosome 16, bColLiv1.pat.W.v2, whole genome shotgun sequence DNA harbors:
- the EPB41L1 gene encoding band 4.1-like protein 1 isoform X9, translating to MTTETGPGSEVKNAQEEAPQQQLEAAAHGPTAAAASPAGRDAEANQKAGAQSDARNTEPGTEMEEKDYSETDGLSDKTTPSKTQKSPQKTTKKVKSALCRVTLLDASEYECEVEKHARGQVLFDLVCEHLNLLEKDYFGLTFCDSDSQKNWLDPSKEIKKQIRSGPWNFAFTVKFYPPDPAQLTEDITRYYLCLQLRADIITGRLPCSFVTHALLGSYAVQAELGDYDAEEHVGNYVSELRFAPNQTRELEERIMELHKTYRGMTPGEAEIHFLENAKKLSMYGVDLHHAKDSEGIDIMLGVCANGLLIYRDRLRINRFAWPKILKISYKRSNFYIKIRPGEYEQFESTIGFKLPNHRSAKRLWKVCIEHHTFFRLVSPEPPPKGFLVMGSKFRYSGRTQAQTRQASALIDRPAPFFERSSSKRYTMSRSLDGEFSRPASVSENHDAEGEKQDEDGEFGSRRRSEIEDEEVTTPTKIKELKFLDKPEDVLLKHQASINELKRTLKEPNSKLVHRDRDRRLPSSPASSSPKHEDETPKGTPEKASESKSQEPSGEEKDLSDASVKSSLKEENLKTAVPVVFQRAGLREGTEEKAKPPRHRAPESDTGDEEQDQEKDSVFLKDNHLAIERKCSSITVSSTSSLEAEVDFTVIGDFHGTAFEDISRSLPELDKDKSEMEDEALVPFQHTDKVVPGLEEDVKGREKISQPSPDVSQLESPAPKTDAVTVGLGPGMKKPEADGSAPHRVSTTDAAQVEGGTPGSRDTAATAHAGTAETALLASDHSTKAGKGAVPVTDLRSLSPITSSSAGKDVLTSIFSATAETLSTSTTTHVTKTVKGGFSETRIEKRIIITGDEDVDQDQALALAIKEAKLQHPDMLVTKAVVYRETEPSPEERDKKPQES from the exons ATGACGACGGAGACAGGCCCTGGTTCGGAGGTGAAGAACGCGCAGGAGGAGGCtccgcagcagcagctggaggcggCCGCACACGGTCCCACCGCCGCAGCTGCCAGCCCCGCCGGCCGGGACGCTGAGGCCAACCAGAAGGCTGGGGCACAGTCCGATGCCCGAAATACGGAGCCG GGCACAGAGATGGAGGAGAAGGACTACAGTGAGACGGACGGGCTCTCTGACAAAACAACCCCCAGCAAGACCCAGAAGTCACCCCAGAAAACCACCAAGAAAGTGAAGAGTGCTCTCTGCAGAGTGACCCTGCTTGATGCTTCTGAGTACGAATGTGAGGTGGAG AAGCATGCTCGAGGCCAGGTCCTCTTTGACCTGGTGTGTGAGCACCTCAACCTCCTGGAGAAGGACTACTTTGGCCTCACCTTCTGCGACTCAGACAGCCAGAAG AACTGGCTGGACCCCTCCAAGGAGATCAAGAAGCAGATCCGCA GCGGGCCCTGGAACTTTGCCTTCACTGTGAAGTTTTACCCTCCAGACCCTGCCCAGCTCACGGAGGACATCACAAG ATACTACCTGTGCCTGCAGCTCCGTGCAGACATCATCACGGGGCGCCTGCCATGCTCCTTTGTCACACATGCCCTGCTGGGCTCCTACGCTGTGCAGGCTGAGCTGGGTGACTATGATGCTGAGGAGCATGTGGGCAACTACGTCAGCGAGCTCCGCTTCGCCCCCAACCAGACGCGCGAACTGGAGGAGCGCATCATGGAGTTGCACAAGACCTACCG GGGAATGACCCCCGGAGAAGCGGAGATCCACTTCCTGGAGAATGCCAAGAAGCTCTCTATGTATGGGGTAGACCTGCACCATGCCAAG GACTCAGAGGGTATCGACATCATGCTGGGTGTCTGCGCCAATGGCCTCCTCATCTACAGGGACCGGCTGAGGATCAACCGCTTTGCCTGGCCCAAGATCCTCAAAATTTCCTATAAGAGGAGCAACTTCTACATCAAGATTCGCCCGGGTGAG TACGAACAGTTTGAGAGCACCATTGGCTTCAAGCTGCCCAACCACCGCTCTGCCAAGCGTCTCTGGAAGGTCTGCATAGAGCATCACACCTTCTTCAG gctggtgtccccagagccaccgCCCAAGGGCTTCCTGGTGATGGGCTCCAAGTTTCGCTACAGCGGGCGGACGCAGGCGCAGACACGGCAGGCCAGCGCCCTCATCGACCGCCCGGCTCCCTTCTTTGAGCGCTCCTCCAGCAAACGGTACACCATGTCTCGCAGCCTTGACGGAG AGTTCTCGCGCCCAGCCTCCGTCAGCGAGAACCACGACGCTGAGGGTGAGAAGCAGGATGAGGATGGTGAGTTTGGCAGCAGGAGACGGTCCGAGATAGAGGATGAGGAGGTGACCACCCCGACGAAAATCAAGGAGCTGAAG TTTTTAGACAAGCCAGAAGATGTTTTACTGAAGCATCAGGCCAGCATCAATGAGCTGAAACGGACCCTGAAGGAGCCCAACAGCAAGCTGGTTCACAGGGACCGGGACAGGAGGCTGCCTTCTTCACCAGCCTCTTCCTCACCCAAGCATGAGGATGAAACACCAAAGGGAACCCCAGAAAAGGCCAGCGAG AGCAAATCTCAGGAACCaagtggggaagaaaaggatttatcTGACGCATCAGTAAAATCCAGCCTGAAAGAAGAGAATTTAAAGACTGCTGTTCCAGTGGTCTTCCAG AGAGCGGGCTTGAGGGAGGGCACCGAGGAGAAAGCTAAGCCACCTCGGCACAGGGCTCCCGAGAGCGACACCGGCGATGAGGAGCAGGACCAAGAGAAGGACTCAGTCTTTCTGAAGGACAACCACCTGGCCATCGAGCGCAAGTGCTCCAGCATCACGGTCAGTTCGACCTCCAGCCTGGAAGCAGAGGTGGATTTCACAGTGATCGGTGACTTCCATGGCACAGCCTTTGAGGACATCTCCCGGAGCCTGCCCGAGCTGGACAAGGACAAGAGTGAAATGGAAGACGAGGCCCTGGTTCCCTTCCAGCACACTGACAAAGTGGTTCCTGGACTGGAAGAGGATGTCAAAGGCAGGGAGAAGATctctcagcccagcccagaTGTCTCCCAGCTAGAG TCACCAGCCCCGAAAACGGATGCTGTCACCGTTGGCCTGGGGCCAGGCATGAAGAAGCCTGAAGCAGACGGCTCTGCTCCCCACCGGGTCAGCACCACAGACGCAGCCCAG GTGGAAGGAGGCACcccaggcagcagggacaccgCAGCCACTGCTCACGCTGGCACCGCAGAGACAGCACTGCTGGCCTCA GATCACAGCACCAAGGCCGGGAAAGGGGCTGTTCCCGTGACGGACCTTCGCTCCCTCTCACCG atcaccagcagctctgctgggaaggATGTGCTCACCAGCATATTCAGTGCCACCGCAGAAACCCTCTCCACTTCCACCACTACCCATGTTACCAAG ACTGTGAAAGGAGGTTTTTCTGAGACCCGAATAGAGAAGCGCATCATTATCACAGGAGATGAAGATGTGGACCAGGACCAG GCACTGGCTTTAGCAATCAAAGAGGCAAAACTACAGCATCCTGACATGCTGGTAACCAAAGCTGTGGTATACAGAGAAACAGAACCTTCTCCAGAGGAAAGGGACAAGAAACCTCAG GAATCTTGA
- the EPB41L1 gene encoding band 4.1-like protein 1 isoform X14 has product MTTETGPGSEVKNAQEEAPQQQLEAAAHGPTAAAASPAGRDAEANQKAGAQSDARNTEPGTEMEEKDYSETDGLSDKTTPSKTQKSPQKTTKKVKSALCRVTLLDASEYECEVEKHARGQVLFDLVCEHLNLLEKDYFGLTFCDSDSQKNWLDPSKEIKKQIRSGPWNFAFTVKFYPPDPAQLTEDITRYYLCLQLRADIITGRLPCSFVTHALLGSYAVQAELGDYDAEEHVGNYVSELRFAPNQTRELEERIMELHKTYRGMTPGEAEIHFLENAKKLSMYGVDLHHAKDSEGIDIMLGVCANGLLIYRDRLRINRFAWPKILKISYKRSNFYIKIRPGEYEQFESTIGFKLPNHRSAKRLWKVCIEHHTFFRLVSPEPPPKGFLVMGSKFRYSGRTQAQTRQASALIDRPAPFFERSSSKRYTMSRSLDGEFSRPASVSENHDAEGEKQDEDGEFGSRRRSEIEDEEVTTPTKIKELKPEHETTPRHKQEFLDKPEDVLLKHQASINELKRTLKEPNSKLVHRDRDRRLPSSPASSSPKHEDETPKGTPEKASESPAPKTDAVTVGLGPGMKKPEADGSAPHRVSTTDAAQVEGGTPGSRDTAATAHAGTAETALLASDHSTKAGKGAVPVTDLRSLSPITSSSAGKDVLTSIFSATAETLSTSTTTHVTKTVKGGFSETRIEKRIIITGDEDVDQDQALALAIKEAKLQHPDMLVTKAVVYRETEPSPEERDKKPQES; this is encoded by the exons ATGACGACGGAGACAGGCCCTGGTTCGGAGGTGAAGAACGCGCAGGAGGAGGCtccgcagcagcagctggaggcggCCGCACACGGTCCCACCGCCGCAGCTGCCAGCCCCGCCGGCCGGGACGCTGAGGCCAACCAGAAGGCTGGGGCACAGTCCGATGCCCGAAATACGGAGCCG GGCACAGAGATGGAGGAGAAGGACTACAGTGAGACGGACGGGCTCTCTGACAAAACAACCCCCAGCAAGACCCAGAAGTCACCCCAGAAAACCACCAAGAAAGTGAAGAGTGCTCTCTGCAGAGTGACCCTGCTTGATGCTTCTGAGTACGAATGTGAGGTGGAG AAGCATGCTCGAGGCCAGGTCCTCTTTGACCTGGTGTGTGAGCACCTCAACCTCCTGGAGAAGGACTACTTTGGCCTCACCTTCTGCGACTCAGACAGCCAGAAG AACTGGCTGGACCCCTCCAAGGAGATCAAGAAGCAGATCCGCA GCGGGCCCTGGAACTTTGCCTTCACTGTGAAGTTTTACCCTCCAGACCCTGCCCAGCTCACGGAGGACATCACAAG ATACTACCTGTGCCTGCAGCTCCGTGCAGACATCATCACGGGGCGCCTGCCATGCTCCTTTGTCACACATGCCCTGCTGGGCTCCTACGCTGTGCAGGCTGAGCTGGGTGACTATGATGCTGAGGAGCATGTGGGCAACTACGTCAGCGAGCTCCGCTTCGCCCCCAACCAGACGCGCGAACTGGAGGAGCGCATCATGGAGTTGCACAAGACCTACCG GGGAATGACCCCCGGAGAAGCGGAGATCCACTTCCTGGAGAATGCCAAGAAGCTCTCTATGTATGGGGTAGACCTGCACCATGCCAAG GACTCAGAGGGTATCGACATCATGCTGGGTGTCTGCGCCAATGGCCTCCTCATCTACAGGGACCGGCTGAGGATCAACCGCTTTGCCTGGCCCAAGATCCTCAAAATTTCCTATAAGAGGAGCAACTTCTACATCAAGATTCGCCCGGGTGAG TACGAACAGTTTGAGAGCACCATTGGCTTCAAGCTGCCCAACCACCGCTCTGCCAAGCGTCTCTGGAAGGTCTGCATAGAGCATCACACCTTCTTCAG gctggtgtccccagagccaccgCCCAAGGGCTTCCTGGTGATGGGCTCCAAGTTTCGCTACAGCGGGCGGACGCAGGCGCAGACACGGCAGGCCAGCGCCCTCATCGACCGCCCGGCTCCCTTCTTTGAGCGCTCCTCCAGCAAACGGTACACCATGTCTCGCAGCCTTGACGGAG AGTTCTCGCGCCCAGCCTCCGTCAGCGAGAACCACGACGCTGAGGGTGAGAAGCAGGATGAGGATGGTGAGTTTGGCAGCAGGAGACGGTCCGAGATAGAGGATGAGGAGGTGACCACCCCGACGAAAATCAAGGAGCTGAAG CCGGAGCACGAAACAACCCCCAGGCACAAGCAGGAG TTTTTAGACAAGCCAGAAGATGTTTTACTGAAGCATCAGGCCAGCATCAATGAGCTGAAACGGACCCTGAAGGAGCCCAACAGCAAGCTGGTTCACAGGGACCGGGACAGGAGGCTGCCTTCTTCACCAGCCTCTTCCTCACCCAAGCATGAGGATGAAACACCAAAGGGAACCCCAGAAAAGGCCAGCGAG TCACCAGCCCCGAAAACGGATGCTGTCACCGTTGGCCTGGGGCCAGGCATGAAGAAGCCTGAAGCAGACGGCTCTGCTCCCCACCGGGTCAGCACCACAGACGCAGCCCAG GTGGAAGGAGGCACcccaggcagcagggacaccgCAGCCACTGCTCACGCTGGCACCGCAGAGACAGCACTGCTGGCCTCA GATCACAGCACCAAGGCCGGGAAAGGGGCTGTTCCCGTGACGGACCTTCGCTCCCTCTCACCG atcaccagcagctctgctgggaaggATGTGCTCACCAGCATATTCAGTGCCACCGCAGAAACCCTCTCCACTTCCACCACTACCCATGTTACCAAG ACTGTGAAAGGAGGTTTTTCTGAGACCCGAATAGAGAAGCGCATCATTATCACAGGAGATGAAGATGTGGACCAGGACCAG GCACTGGCTTTAGCAATCAAAGAGGCAAAACTACAGCATCCTGACATGCTGGTAACCAAAGCTGTGGTATACAGAGAAACAGAACCTTCTCCAGAGGAAAGGGACAAGAAACCTCAG GAATCTTGA
- the EPB41L1 gene encoding band 4.1-like protein 1 isoform X13 has translation MTTETGPGSEVKNAQEEAPQQQLEAAAHGPTAAAASPAGRDAEANQKAGAQSDARNTEPGTEMEEKDYSETDGLSDKTTPSKTQKSPQKTTKKVKSALCRVTLLDASEYECEVEKHARGQVLFDLVCEHLNLLEKDYFGLTFCDSDSQKNWLDPSKEIKKQIRSGPWNFAFTVKFYPPDPAQLTEDITRYYLCLQLRADIITGRLPCSFVTHALLGSYAVQAELGDYDAEEHVGNYVSELRFAPNQTRELEERIMELHKTYRGMTPGEAEIHFLENAKKLSMYGVDLHHAKDSEGIDIMLGVCANGLLIYRDRLRINRFAWPKILKISYKRSNFYIKIRPGEYEQFESTIGFKLPNHRSAKRLWKVCIEHHTFFRLVSPEPPPKGFLVMGSKFRYSGRTQAQTRQASALIDRPAPFFERSSSKRYTMSRSLDGEFSRPASVSENHDAEGEKQDEDGEFGSRRRSEIEDEEVTTPTKIKELKFLDKPEDVLLKHQASINELKRTLKEPNSKLVHRDRDRRLPSSPASSSPKHEDETPKGTPEKASERAGLREGTEEKAKPPRHRAPESDTGDEEQDQEKDSVFLKDNHLAIERKCSSITVSSTSSLEAEVDFTVIGDFHGTAFEDISRSLPELDKDKSEMEDEALVPFQHTDKVVPGLEEDVKGREKISQPSPDVSQLEVEGGTPGSRDTAATAHAGTAETALLASDHSTKAGKGAVPVTDLRSLSPITSSSAGKDVLTSIFSATAETLSTSTTTHVTKTVKGGFSETRIEKRIIITGDEDVDQDQALALAIKEAKLQHPDMLVTKAVVYRETEPSPEERDKKPQES, from the exons ATGACGACGGAGACAGGCCCTGGTTCGGAGGTGAAGAACGCGCAGGAGGAGGCtccgcagcagcagctggaggcggCCGCACACGGTCCCACCGCCGCAGCTGCCAGCCCCGCCGGCCGGGACGCTGAGGCCAACCAGAAGGCTGGGGCACAGTCCGATGCCCGAAATACGGAGCCG GGCACAGAGATGGAGGAGAAGGACTACAGTGAGACGGACGGGCTCTCTGACAAAACAACCCCCAGCAAGACCCAGAAGTCACCCCAGAAAACCACCAAGAAAGTGAAGAGTGCTCTCTGCAGAGTGACCCTGCTTGATGCTTCTGAGTACGAATGTGAGGTGGAG AAGCATGCTCGAGGCCAGGTCCTCTTTGACCTGGTGTGTGAGCACCTCAACCTCCTGGAGAAGGACTACTTTGGCCTCACCTTCTGCGACTCAGACAGCCAGAAG AACTGGCTGGACCCCTCCAAGGAGATCAAGAAGCAGATCCGCA GCGGGCCCTGGAACTTTGCCTTCACTGTGAAGTTTTACCCTCCAGACCCTGCCCAGCTCACGGAGGACATCACAAG ATACTACCTGTGCCTGCAGCTCCGTGCAGACATCATCACGGGGCGCCTGCCATGCTCCTTTGTCACACATGCCCTGCTGGGCTCCTACGCTGTGCAGGCTGAGCTGGGTGACTATGATGCTGAGGAGCATGTGGGCAACTACGTCAGCGAGCTCCGCTTCGCCCCCAACCAGACGCGCGAACTGGAGGAGCGCATCATGGAGTTGCACAAGACCTACCG GGGAATGACCCCCGGAGAAGCGGAGATCCACTTCCTGGAGAATGCCAAGAAGCTCTCTATGTATGGGGTAGACCTGCACCATGCCAAG GACTCAGAGGGTATCGACATCATGCTGGGTGTCTGCGCCAATGGCCTCCTCATCTACAGGGACCGGCTGAGGATCAACCGCTTTGCCTGGCCCAAGATCCTCAAAATTTCCTATAAGAGGAGCAACTTCTACATCAAGATTCGCCCGGGTGAG TACGAACAGTTTGAGAGCACCATTGGCTTCAAGCTGCCCAACCACCGCTCTGCCAAGCGTCTCTGGAAGGTCTGCATAGAGCATCACACCTTCTTCAG gctggtgtccccagagccaccgCCCAAGGGCTTCCTGGTGATGGGCTCCAAGTTTCGCTACAGCGGGCGGACGCAGGCGCAGACACGGCAGGCCAGCGCCCTCATCGACCGCCCGGCTCCCTTCTTTGAGCGCTCCTCCAGCAAACGGTACACCATGTCTCGCAGCCTTGACGGAG AGTTCTCGCGCCCAGCCTCCGTCAGCGAGAACCACGACGCTGAGGGTGAGAAGCAGGATGAGGATGGTGAGTTTGGCAGCAGGAGACGGTCCGAGATAGAGGATGAGGAGGTGACCACCCCGACGAAAATCAAGGAGCTGAAG TTTTTAGACAAGCCAGAAGATGTTTTACTGAAGCATCAGGCCAGCATCAATGAGCTGAAACGGACCCTGAAGGAGCCCAACAGCAAGCTGGTTCACAGGGACCGGGACAGGAGGCTGCCTTCTTCACCAGCCTCTTCCTCACCCAAGCATGAGGATGAAACACCAAAGGGAACCCCAGAAAAGGCCAGCGAG AGAGCGGGCTTGAGGGAGGGCACCGAGGAGAAAGCTAAGCCACCTCGGCACAGGGCTCCCGAGAGCGACACCGGCGATGAGGAGCAGGACCAAGAGAAGGACTCAGTCTTTCTGAAGGACAACCACCTGGCCATCGAGCGCAAGTGCTCCAGCATCACGGTCAGTTCGACCTCCAGCCTGGAAGCAGAGGTGGATTTCACAGTGATCGGTGACTTCCATGGCACAGCCTTTGAGGACATCTCCCGGAGCCTGCCCGAGCTGGACAAGGACAAGAGTGAAATGGAAGACGAGGCCCTGGTTCCCTTCCAGCACACTGACAAAGTGGTTCCTGGACTGGAAGAGGATGTCAAAGGCAGGGAGAAGATctctcagcccagcccagaTGTCTCCCAGCTAGAG GTGGAAGGAGGCACcccaggcagcagggacaccgCAGCCACTGCTCACGCTGGCACCGCAGAGACAGCACTGCTGGCCTCA GATCACAGCACCAAGGCCGGGAAAGGGGCTGTTCCCGTGACGGACCTTCGCTCCCTCTCACCG atcaccagcagctctgctgggaaggATGTGCTCACCAGCATATTCAGTGCCACCGCAGAAACCCTCTCCACTTCCACCACTACCCATGTTACCAAG ACTGTGAAAGGAGGTTTTTCTGAGACCCGAATAGAGAAGCGCATCATTATCACAGGAGATGAAGATGTGGACCAGGACCAG GCACTGGCTTTAGCAATCAAAGAGGCAAAACTACAGCATCCTGACATGCTGGTAACCAAAGCTGTGGTATACAGAGAAACAGAACCTTCTCCAGAGGAAAGGGACAAGAAACCTCAG GAATCTTGA